From the Fusobacterium ulcerans ATCC 49185 genome, the window TCCTACTATTGACGTCTCTATTTGATCAAGTGGTATTATTGTTGGAACAGTAGGAGTGTCGATATCCAATTCAGGCATATTTATTTGGGGAGCACTTGGTATTTCACCTAAGTTTACAGAAACTTTTGGTGGATTAACTCCAACTTCTGGTTTGATTGATGGAAGTTTTATTTGAATTGGTTTTATATTTGCCCCTACATCAATTGAAATAACGTGTTTTTCATTATTAACAATAACCCCATTATATTTTTTTAAATCTACCTTAGAAATACTACTGTTAGCAACTAAAGTTTCTTTAAATTCTTTTTCTGTTACATCTTTCATTTTTCCACTATCTAAATGCTGATAGCTGAAAAAAACTTGTGTGCTGTTGAATAAAGGCTTAGAGTAAAAATCTCCCTTTCTTACAAGTTCCACAAAGTTTGAATTATATTCTTTTATTAATCTCTCATTTTCTGCTATTTTTCTCTTTATTTCTTCCCGCTCTGTTTGTATTCTGCTTAAAAGATCTCCCTTACTTTCCTGTATCTCCTCTGCTGTTATTTCTGCTCCTAATGATATTCCTCCTGTTATCATGAAAGCTATCAAAAGAGCAAGAGAATAACTCACTTTTCTTTTTAGAAATCTTTTTAGAGATTTTTCAATATCGCCTTTTCTCATATATCTTTCCCCCTTAGTTTCCTATTCTTATTTTTTGTTCCATCTTATCTAATCTACTCAAGTATTCATTAAGCTTCTCATTTTCATGTAATAGAAGTTCAATCCCACTGTTATTAGACTCAAATTCATCATATACTTCATCATATTTCTGACTTAAAAATTCTCTTTTTTCATTTGGATTTATTCCTATTGCTTCTTCTAATTTCATGATTTCTTCTTCCTCTTCCCTTAAAAATGCCATTCTGTCTTTTCCTATTTTTAGTGCTTCTTTTGCTGCTGCCATTCTTGCTTCAGGTGTATTCTCACTTCTAAATACTTTTTCCTCAAGTGTTTCATTCTGATTTCTTCTTATATCTTCAATTATTTTTTTCCCTTTTCTCTCTTCTTCCTTTGCAGCAGCAATTCTTGCTTTCTCAGCTTCTTCCTCTGCCTTCTTTGCATCTTCAATAGCTTTCTGTTTTGCCCTTTCCTCTGCCTTTATCTCTCTTCTTATCTCTTCCAAAACTTTCATTCCTTCTTTTGCACTTATTTCCTGCGCATAAAGACTTGTTCTAATATAGACAAAGAAAAATGCCTGCAATTATTTTTTTCATAAATCCTCCCTCTGTTTCTTTATTATTGATTAGTTTTTATAAAGCTTTTATAAAAATAAATAAAGGCATTAATGAAATAAGAGCACAATACCTTTTCAATACTTAATGTTTATCTTAAACTTTTAATTGGTTAAATTGAATACTTTTTTCTCTCTTCTATTTTTACCTGTTTATCTATATCGCTTACAAATACTTGGTATTGCTTTAATATTTTTTTACTTCTTCATTGTAAATACTTTTTCCTTCCATATTCATAAGCATTTGAGTTCTTTCATTACTCTTCCCTTTTAATGTCGTTAATAAATTCAAATTCTCCTGTGCTGTTTTTGCTATCATTTCTTCCTGCTTGAATCTCTCATTTTCCTTCTGCTCCAGCATCTTCAGTTCTGCCTCAAGTTGTGAGAATTTACTGTCTAATGTCATATCTGCTGCTGCTAGATTTGCTGATATTAATATTGCGCCTAATCCCAATAATATACTTTTTTTTAATTTGCATAATTCTTTCTCCTTTGATTTAAAATATTTTTTTTTATTTACTTTTATTTGTTTTTAATGCTTCTAATTGTCTAAATCTCTATTAATTATATTTTCCTGCTCTTTCATTTGCGCTTCTAAATCTTTTAAAGCTGCTTGATATTTTGATGCAAGCTCTCCATATTGCTCTTTATAGAATTTCACATCTTTCATTTGATTTAATTTTGCTACTTTTTCTGATAATTGATTGTATATTTCTCTTTGTTTAGCCAAAGTTGATTGTGCTGCTTCTGCTATCTTTTTCTCTGTATTAAATTTTTCCTGCTCTTTTTGTATCAATAGATTGTATTCCTGTTCCAAACCTTTGAAAACGCTTCAAGATTATCCACTTCTGCTCCCATCATTGATGCTGATAATACAATTGTTCCTAGTACTAATAGTTTTTCATAAATCCCTCAAAGTTTATTTTTATTAAGTTCTTCTAGTAAATTTAATTTCTCTATTATTTCTTTTCTTCTCTCTTCCCCTATATTCTTATTTCAAGTTCTTTATTCATTTTATTCAACTCTTCAAACAGTTCTTCTTTTGTCATTTTTTTAAGTCTCTTGCTTCCTCTTTCAGCTTCCTTCTTCTCTCAATCTTTTTCTTCTTTTATTCTTTCTTGTTCCTTAATTTCTCCTGCTCTTTTAGCTTCTCTTGTGCTCTTATTTTTCTTGTTCCTTTAACTTTTCTTCTTCCCTTGCTCTTTCTTGAGCTTTTAGTCTTTCCTGCTCTTTTATTTTTCTTGTTCTCTTAACTTCTCTTGTTCTTTTAATTTATTCTTTTCCATTGCCAGGTTTAGTAATCTCTGCCTATTTTGATCCATATTTTCTGCACTTGGTCTGCTGTTTTGATTTGAACATCCTATCAATATTAAAAAAGTAATAAAAAGCTAACACTTTTTTTTCATAGACATTTCCTCCATTTGCTAATTACTTTTATTTTCTTCTTCTACTTTTTCACTTTTTTATTTTTCTTCTTTTACTTCTTCTTTCATTATTTTTCATCTTTTGCTTTTTCATCTTTTTACTTCTTCTTTATTTACTTTTTCATCTTTTATGTTCCTTCTGCTTTTAAAATATCATTGAGTTTATATTTTTCAATCACAGAATTATAGTAATCTACTTGAGCTTTTGTAAATTTTTCATTTGCTAAATTCTGATACAAAAGTGGAAGTGTCTCTTCTAATGTCTTGCTGTTATATCTTTCTTTATTTTTTTCTCATAATAATCTTGTACTTCTTTATCTGTTACAGCAGTTTTGATTTCAGTTCTCTCTCTACAAAGTAATTAACCTTTAGATTTTCCTGAGCCTTTTTATACTCTCTATTTCTTCTGGTGTATATTGCGCATTATCAGCTTCTATCACTAATGCTTTATACACTAGTATTTTCGCTATTTCATCTTTATCCAGTTGTTTTCTTTATCTGTTAAAGTTATTTTTTTCTTCTTTTTCACTGAAGTATCCTTAGTTGAATCACATCCCACCATTATTATCTCAAGTATAAAAACACAAATAATTCTCTTAAATATTTTCATTGACATTTTCTATTTTTCTCCTTTTATGTGTACTTATTAATCTATCTTTCCTCTTATTTCATTCATTAGTTGTTCATTTTTTTTTCTTGATATGTCATAGTTTTTGCCTCTTTCTCTTTAGATGTTTCCATATAGGCTTTTCTTCTCTGCTCTAGTATATATCTAGGATCATCTTTATTTATATTTTGACTTGAGCAACTTACAAAAAAAATACAGCATGGTATAACTGACAAAATAAATTTCTTCATATTTCTTTCTCCTTTAATTAAAATTATTTAGACATTTCATTTATTTTCTTTATTATATTTTTAGCTATAACAAATTTTACTGTTTTAGGTGGAGTTATTGTCATTCTTTCCCTAGTCGATGGATTACTTATTACCCTCTCCTTTTTTTGTAATATTTTAAATTTTCCCTTTTTTTGTAATTTTACTTCTCCATCTTTTAATAGACCAATTTTTAAAGTTTCAAAAAAAACTTCTAAATCCATTCTAGCTTCTTTTAAATTTTTTATTTCTCCATTGTGAGAAGTTTTTTTTCTATATTCATTAATAAAACTTTTTTTATTCATTATCTTTCACATTCCTTTTCATTAAGCAGCTTTTTTAAATCATCTCCAGCAGCAAATTTTATTATTTTTTTTGAAGGTATCATTTTCTTTTCAAGTATATAACTACTTTCCCCTTTCTTTTTAAATGGAAGAACAACTCTTCTTGGATTAGTTTCTCTTAATTCAAACTTTCCAATTCCCTTAAAAATTACTTTTTTCTCTTTTAAAAGCGATTCTATAAGAGTTTCCCATATAGAATCTATTCTTCCTTTTGCTGCTTTCATTGATGAAATTTTTTCACCTTTTTCTCTATATAAATCTACATAGAGTCTTAAAAAATCTTTCTCCCTCATTTTTCATCCTCTCCATTATCATCTTTATTCCACGTTTTTCAAAGTGTTCTTCTTTATGTATAAATGCGAACACTTGCAAAAATCTTTTTGTAATTTTATATTAAAAGAACGTTTATTTTAAAGAACTTTACTTTATACCAGTTGTTTTTTTTCAAAAAAAATCTTGACATTATTCATTAAGAAAGATATTATATACTCATTAAGAATATACATTTTTTTATTAGGAATTAAGAATGTTATAGTTAATTTTGTATGTTTGAATTTTTTCTTAAAAAGGTTCGCATTTATACATAAAGAAGAACTATAAGAAAATCTCTCTTTATTTTTGTCATTCTTTTTTTATTTACTGAGTAAAATTTTTTGTAATATAAAAAAATACAGAGATTTTACTCTCTGCACTTTCTTGTTTAACTATTTTCTTGTTTCTTCCAGTTTATGTTTAAAAGCTATAATACTTCTAGACTATGCTTCTGGTGTATTATTTTTTACATAGAAGCTGTATGCTGCAAGTAAACTTCTGTACTTGTCTATTGTTCCCAGTGAAGTGTTGTAAGACTTAATTTCTTTCTCTGCGCTTTCCTGCCAGTCACTGTATGATTCATATGCTGAATTTTCTGGGAATGCTGTTCCCGCCTCCACTAATTCTCCTATATGCTCAAGTGTTGCTGTAATGTCATCTATATTTTTCAATATAGCCTTTTCTCTCTTAATTGCATTTTCCACCTTTACAATTTCCTTTTGTACCACTGTTAAAATTACTTGATTTTCTTCTGATGCCATTTTGTTACCTCCTATGTTTTTTTGTTGTTTCCATAGGTATATGATACTCTGGATGACAGCAATTAAACAGTGACGAATTGTTACAATTTGTTACAAATTGTGAAGCTCTCAAAATTATTCCATCAAAAAAATCAAGCTCCTTGTATAAATTAAAATTTTATTTCCAATTCTTCTATTGAGAACTTCTCCTCCTTCCACTTTGTCATAAATAGTATTTTTATGTCTTTTAAAATACTTGGCTGCTTCCTCTATTGTTGCCCATTCTCCAAGTTGCTCCACCATTTTTTCCACCAGTAGTTTATCAAAATTTGAAAGACTTCCTAATTTTTGACACATATAATCTTCTCTAGTCATTTTGCACCTCTCCTTTTAGGTTTATATCCCTTTGTTTTTCTTTTGTATACTCTCTTCCCATTTTTCCTCTTGAATTTTTTAAGATATAAATTCTGCAAATCTCTTCTGGGTCATTCCCCTTCTGCTCTTCCCTGTTACTTCTACTGGAAAACACATATCTATTATTCTGTCTCTTATCCTGTTCTGCCCTTGTGTAGAGAATTTCTCGCTTAACTCGCATTTTCCCTCATCTGCGCTGAAATTCAAATTTGTTGAAATTATAAGGGGCTTCTCGCTTCTGTATCTCCCATCAATGAGATTATATATCTTTTCAGCCCTCCATCCTGTCTGATTTCTATCCAGTCCTTTTTCACTGCCGAAATCATCAATAATCATCAAGTCGCATTTCTCTGTCTGCTCCAAAACTACTTTCTCAGCTTCTCCCCACTCCATAGTCAGTTTGTTAAAATACAGTCCTAGATTAATTACCAATACAGTCTTCCCTCTTTCCATGAGGTAATTAGCTATACAAGCACTTGCAAATGTCTTTCCTGTTCCTACTCCTCCATACAGGAGCATTCCTTCTTTTTTGTCCTTGCTAATAAAGCTCTCTGCATATCTTTTTGACAGCTGCATATAATCACTTTTCATATCAGCGCTTTCAAATCTGCTTCTTGCGAATTTTTCATCCATCACAGAAATATACTTACACTTTTTCATCTTGTTTTTCATACATTCCTGCATCCTCTTCCTTTCCAATTCCTCCAGTTCCTTTGCTTTATTTTCTTCCAAACAATTACAGGCTGGTATATATTCCAGATTCTTTTTAAAAATCTCTGGAAGAGACCCCATATACTTGTATGGATTTTTCATATACTCTTTCCCACAAAATTGACATTTTATCATCTTATTTTCCTCCATTTGCTCCATTGAGCAAGTCTTTTATAAAGTCCCCTGTAGTATTCTCATATGTTGGTCTTTCAAACTCTTTCTTGTTCTCATAAGTATTCTTTGTTCTATTTGCTTTATCTTTAAAATTTCCATTGAGAGCCTTTTTAAGATTTTCAATTTTAAATATTGCATTTATACTCATATTGTTTTTTACAAATTCAGATTGAGCCATCAATGTCAGTGCTTCATACAGCTTTGCAATTCCTAGCTCTCTATACCCCCTCAAGATAATATAGTTCTCTGGAGGATATTTAAAATTCGGCAGTCCTAAATCTCTGTATTTTTTTAATATGTCCTGTATCTCCATAGGAGTATCGCTTAATTTATCTTTTTCAAATTCTTCTTCCTGTTTTAGTTTATCATGAACTTTTTTATCTTCCCCTGTGTGTGTATTATTTATATCTTCTATTCTTTTATTATCTTCTAAATAAAGACTATCTTCTGATGGCTCTAAAAATTCGGGAACGGTTTTATCAGTAATGGTATTCTCGTCACTGATTTTTTGTTCATTGGTAAATTTTTCCATTTCTTCTATATTTTCAGGAGTGAATATTAATCTTTTCCCTTTAAATTTCCCCTTGTTTCTCTCTTCCACAAGCTGTATCACTTTTAGGTTTTCAAATATTTTTAATCCTTTGGGTATCCAATCTTTGCTTAAACTGCTATATTTAATTATTGTTTGAGTGTAGTATTTGATATCTTTCCCATTAAAATCACTGTAGATTTCTGTAAGAGTTAAATACAAATTTCTAAGTTTGTCATGTTCCTTTCCCTCATACTGACACCTTAGCAACCGCAGTATTTTTTTCTCCTGCCAGCAAAACGGCTG encodes:
- a CDS encoding adhesion protein FadA → MGLGAILISANLAAADMTLDSKFSQLEAELKMLEQKENERFKQEEMIAKTAQENLNLLTTLKGKSNERTQMLMNMEGKSIYNEEVKKY
- a CDS encoding adhesion protein FadA yields the protein MIQKEQEKFNTEKKIAEAAQSTLAKQREIYNQLSEKVAKLNQMKDVKFYKEQYGELASKYQAALKDLEAQMKEQENIINRDLDN
- a CDS encoding HU family DNA-binding protein, which translates into the protein MNKKSFINEYRKKTSHNGEIKNLKEARMDLEVFFETLKIGLLKDGEVKLQKKGKFKILQKKERVISNPSTRERMTITPPKTVKFVIAKNIIKKINEMSK
- a CDS encoding HU family DNA-binding protein, encoding MREKDFLRLYVDLYREKGEKISSMKAAKGRIDSIWETLIESLLKEKKVIFKGIGKFELRETNPRRVVLPFKKKGESSYILEKKMIPSKKIIKFAAGDDLKKLLNEKECER
- a CDS encoding helix-turn-helix domain-containing protein, coding for MTREDYMCQKLGSLSNFDKLLVEKMVEQLGEWATIEEAAKYFKRHKNTIYDKVEGGEVLNRRIGNKILIYTRSLIFLME
- a CDS encoding ATP-binding protein, with translation MIKCQFCGKEYMKNPYKYMGSLPEIFKKNLEYIPACNCLEENKAKELEELERKRMQECMKNKMKKCKYISVMDEKFARSRFESADMKSDYMQLSKRYAESFISKDKKEGMLLYGGVGTGKTFASACIANYLMERGKTVLVINLGLYFNKLTMEWGEAEKVVLEQTEKCDLMIIDDFGSEKGLDRNQTGWRAEKIYNLIDGRYRSEKPLIISTNLNFSADEGKCELSEKFSTQGQNRIRDRIIDMCFPVEVTGKSRRGMTQKRFAEFIS